A region of Salinibacter sp. 10B DNA encodes the following proteins:
- a CDS encoding glycosyltransferase family 4 protein, whose product MNVGHYGMNLGAPGGIARYVERLGAAQQEAGHTVSYFSSVSPPDDSSLPNCQTVPTPSALRAAALNAGLDVLHLHDPVSLSDWPLPVLRTMHGNHGSCPGGGRFLAHSGVPCTRTFSPTGCFWHRLTEHCGSRRPGRYWADVQRTRSEMASVESIPTLTVSRFLRKQMERSGVDVHNVQVILSPAPDVATDGSPPPRTGPPRVLFLGRLVPQKGLDWLLEALAHTETELHLDVAGEGNLDEYRTLARTLDVADRVTFHGWVDASRVSTLIAQSRTVVFPSMWAEPAGLVTLEAAAHGRAVIASRVGGIPEYADPSFSLLVPPGDVEALASRMDLLASDAILATEMGQRGQRYVRRHHGMSTFLAHLSGCYTDTIDAWNSRSASSELAVPQMS is encoded by the coding sequence ATGAACGTCGGCCATTACGGAATGAATCTCGGGGCGCCCGGAGGCATTGCCCGCTACGTGGAACGCCTCGGGGCCGCTCAGCAAGAAGCAGGGCACACCGTCTCCTACTTCAGCTCTGTGTCCCCACCGGACGATTCCTCTCTCCCAAATTGCCAGACCGTCCCGACCCCCTCGGCCCTTCGCGCCGCAGCCCTGAACGCGGGACTTGATGTTCTACACCTGCACGACCCGGTCTCTCTTTCGGACTGGCCCCTTCCCGTCCTCCGGACGATGCACGGCAACCACGGCTCCTGTCCCGGCGGTGGGCGTTTCCTCGCCCATTCCGGCGTTCCCTGCACTCGTACATTCAGCCCAACCGGCTGCTTTTGGCATCGCCTCACCGAGCACTGCGGCAGCAGGCGCCCCGGCCGCTACTGGGCCGACGTGCAGCGCACTCGGTCCGAAATGGCGAGTGTCGAATCCATCCCGACACTCACGGTCAGCCGCTTCCTCCGCAAGCAAATGGAAAGGAGCGGGGTGGACGTACACAACGTTCAGGTGATTCTTTCCCCGGCCCCCGACGTCGCGACGGATGGCTCCCCCCCTCCACGAACAGGCCCCCCTCGGGTCCTCTTTCTGGGTCGTCTCGTTCCCCAAAAGGGACTCGACTGGCTTCTTGAGGCCCTGGCCCACACCGAAACCGAACTCCACCTCGACGTGGCGGGAGAGGGCAACCTAGACGAATACCGCACCCTTGCCCGCACCCTCGATGTTGCCGACCGCGTGACGTTTCACGGATGGGTCGACGCCTCCAGGGTATCCACCCTCATCGCACAGTCCCGGACCGTCGTATTCCCCTCAATGTGGGCCGAGCCGGCGGGCCTCGTGACGCTCGAAGCGGCTGCGCACGGCCGTGCCGTCATTGCGAGCCGGGTCGGCGGCATTCCCGAGTACGCGGATCCCTCATTCTCCCTCCTCGTCCCTCCCGGCGACGTGGAGGCCCTCGCTTCCCGCATGGATCTCCTGGCCTCGGACGCCATCCTCGCCACTGAAATGGGCCAGCGCGGCCAACGCTACGTCCGGCGCCACCACGGCATGTCGACATTTCTCGCCCATCTGTCCGGCTGCTACACTGACACCATCGACGCCTGGAACAGCCGGAGCGCGTCGAGCGAACTGGCCGTCCCTCAAATGTCCTAG
- the rfbD gene encoding dTDP-4-dehydrorhamnose reductase — MPTSPILLLGAAGQLGHELRHTLAPLGPLVCPTRAELDLTARSSVRSTIRTLRPSLIVNAAAYTAVDRAETERDRAWLLNAEVPATLAEEAHRCGARLIHYSTDYVFDGTNDIPYTEQDAPAPLNVYGASKWAGERGIQAHTDSYWIFRTSWLYSDRRSNFLLTMLRLAATRDRLTVVNDQFGSPTWAGWVAEATASMLPPSGPPGHGLPAGTYHLSSGGTTNWYDFARAIFRTFDVSGVDVVPIPTTEYPTPAPRPRYSVLSPNAVQREGRLSIPTWTEQLEAMAARCSPLASLAQSGPPPHAAS, encoded by the coding sequence ATGCCGACCTCCCCCATTCTTCTTCTCGGCGCTGCCGGCCAACTCGGCCACGAGTTGCGCCACACTCTTGCTCCCCTGGGTCCCCTCGTCTGCCCCACACGAGCTGAACTCGACCTAACGGCACGTTCGTCGGTTCGATCGACCATCCGCACCCTCCGCCCGTCGCTCATTGTCAACGCGGCGGCGTACACGGCTGTCGACCGCGCCGAAACCGAGCGAGACCGGGCATGGCTCCTGAACGCCGAGGTCCCCGCTACCCTTGCCGAAGAAGCCCATCGTTGCGGGGCCCGTCTCATTCACTATTCGACCGACTACGTTTTCGACGGGACCAACGACATTCCCTATACCGAACAGGATGCCCCTGCTCCCCTGAACGTGTACGGAGCCTCGAAGTGGGCGGGAGAACGGGGCATCCAGGCACACACCGACAGTTACTGGATCTTCCGAACCAGTTGGCTCTACAGCGACCGCCGGTCCAACTTCCTCCTCACCATGCTTCGGCTGGCGGCTACGCGGGACCGTCTCACGGTGGTCAACGACCAATTCGGAAGTCCAACGTGGGCCGGATGGGTTGCCGAGGCAACGGCGTCCATGCTCCCCCCATCAGGTCCCCCCGGCCATGGCCTCCCGGCCGGAACGTACCACCTCTCCAGTGGCGGAACGACGAACTGGTACGACTTTGCTCGGGCCATCTTCCGCACGTTCGACGTTTCCGGAGTAGACGTCGTGCCCATCCCAACCACCGAGTATCCAACGCCAGCGCCCCGCCCTCGATACTCAGTCCTTAGTCCCAACGCTGTGCAACGGGAGGGACGTCTTTCAATCCCCACGTGGACCGAACAACTTGAAGCCATGGCCGCCCGCTGCTCGCCTCTTGCATCGCTTGCCCAAAGCGGACCGCCACCCCATGCTGCATCCTGA
- a CDS encoding glycosyltransferase family 4 protein, whose translation MNVLIVSPSFGTFGGLEAFIFSLAAELAKHDVTVTIAFKRVSGQFALDETLTTYVNSTPATVVFVDRASAELKSLIQHADIVHGQNTSIDVALLARLSGTPLVLTIHGWRREKWTPRGLLNLAAHRLADRVWYNSDFVWRTWEPRHRRPTSGKLPIVSNLPEGIVPVAERKGFVFAARWIENKGLRVLLNAYAQARLDRAEWPLILMGDGPLRAEVNALIEEKSIQGVDIRGFVDDKTRNDIIRHARWMVTPPHTNEDLGLTPIEARHVGVPAIITRDGGLPEAGGSNALICPPSDPDGLSQLLERAAHMSLDEYTRISTATRKELLDYLQPLSVYLDHYQEVIWERSDSLPQIATQ comes from the coding sequence ATGAACGTACTTATCGTTTCCCCTAGCTTCGGGACGTTCGGCGGCCTGGAGGCCTTCATCTTCTCTCTCGCCGCTGAGCTCGCCAAGCACGACGTGACCGTGACCATCGCATTTAAGCGCGTGAGCGGACAGTTTGCCCTGGACGAGACGCTCACGACCTACGTCAACTCTACCCCCGCAACGGTTGTCTTCGTGGATCGGGCCTCAGCCGAATTGAAGTCCTTGATCCAACACGCCGATATCGTCCACGGCCAAAACACGAGCATCGACGTGGCCCTTCTGGCCCGGCTCTCGGGCACCCCGCTCGTGCTTACCATTCACGGCTGGCGGCGGGAAAAATGGACGCCTCGCGGCCTGCTCAACCTGGCTGCCCACCGCCTTGCCGACCGCGTGTGGTACAACTCCGACTTCGTGTGGCGGACGTGGGAGCCCCGGCATCGACGCCCCACCAGCGGAAAGCTTCCCATCGTGTCGAACCTTCCGGAGGGGATCGTGCCGGTGGCCGAGCGCAAAGGGTTTGTGTTCGCAGCACGCTGGATTGAGAATAAAGGCCTCCGCGTGCTCCTCAATGCCTACGCCCAGGCGAGGCTCGACCGGGCGGAATGGCCCCTCATTCTGATGGGAGACGGTCCTCTTCGAGCAGAAGTGAATGCCCTCATTGAAGAGAAAAGCATTCAAGGCGTCGACATTCGAGGATTCGTCGACGACAAGACCCGGAACGACATCATTCGCCACGCACGCTGGATGGTCACGCCCCCCCACACCAACGAAGACCTGGGGCTCACCCCAATCGAAGCCCGCCATGTAGGCGTCCCCGCCATCATTACGCGGGATGGCGGCCTTCCTGAAGCTGGAGGAAGTAATGCTCTCATCTGCCCTCCCAGCGATCCAGATGGGCTCTCTCAACTTCTTGAACGCGCGGCGCACATGTCCCTGGACGAGTACACGCGAATCTCGACTGCCACTCGCAAAGAACTCCTGGACTATCTCCAACCCCTATCCGTGTACCTGGACCATTACCAGGAGGTCATTTGGGAGCGATCTGACTCTCTCCCTCAGATCGCTACTCAATAA
- a CDS encoding glycosyltransferase family 4 protein yields the protein MPASLRAASPSLPKSASDALRIDLVFPVLPPVLDGIGDHTAHLAASLTANGHRVRIRTAQSTWTPLDSVQVECAFSLDSLTGVHQLREAVASSPPDLLFVQFNQFSYGKYGFNPVLPWTLHMIRRTHPSVRIVLMAHEEFVPVTSLPNAIMTTWQRAQFWALGRTADAVGFSTSAWIDKFRPWFPDTHLHHLPVGSNIPTSPVTNAEARQHLQIDAPFVVGYFGAIDGSRHLAHLSRTAHRLHEVSNGQCLLLYVGRHGAALRSALGPLPFRDAGPLPPDEVATHFAAMDLYLAPFVKGVSTRRGSFMTSLQHAVPTVATSGCQTDPIFHEHDGRALILAPETDVDAFAEAATALFLRSDTERDALGQAGQHLYRHSFDWPVLAQTVEELARPRPVSTYS from the coding sequence ATGCCTGCTTCTCTACGCGCAGCCTCCCCCTCTCTTCCGAAATCGGCGTCCGATGCTCTCCGGATCGACCTGGTGTTTCCCGTCCTGCCGCCCGTGCTCGACGGGATCGGGGATCACACGGCGCACCTCGCCGCTTCGCTGACGGCCAACGGCCACCGCGTGCGAATCCGTACGGCCCAGTCCACTTGGACTCCTCTGGACTCAGTACAGGTTGAATGTGCATTTTCACTCGACTCGCTGACCGGGGTTCACCAGCTTCGCGAGGCAGTGGCCTCCTCCCCACCGGACCTCTTATTCGTTCAATTCAATCAGTTCAGCTACGGAAAATACGGTTTCAATCCCGTTCTCCCTTGGACCCTCCACATGATTCGGCGAACGCATCCGTCCGTGCGGATCGTTCTGATGGCCCACGAGGAATTCGTGCCGGTCACGAGCCTCCCAAACGCCATCATGACCACGTGGCAGCGCGCCCAGTTCTGGGCTCTCGGCCGCACGGCCGATGCCGTCGGCTTCTCGACCTCAGCCTGGATCGACAAATTTCGGCCGTGGTTTCCGGACACGCATCTGCACCACCTTCCGGTCGGCTCCAACATTCCGACCTCTCCGGTTACGAACGCCGAGGCACGGCAACACCTTCAGATCGACGCTCCATTCGTGGTAGGCTATTTCGGGGCTATTGATGGATCGCGCCACCTCGCTCATCTCTCCCGAACCGCCCATCGACTGCACGAGGTCTCGAATGGGCAATGCTTGCTTCTCTACGTGGGACGGCACGGAGCAGCCCTTCGCTCTGCCCTTGGCCCCCTCCCATTTCGGGACGCAGGTCCCTTGCCGCCCGACGAGGTCGCAACCCACTTTGCGGCTATGGATCTCTATTTGGCGCCCTTCGTCAAGGGCGTTTCTACTCGTCGCGGCTCGTTCATGACGAGCCTCCAGCACGCCGTGCCAACAGTCGCCACGAGCGGATGCCAGACCGATCCCATCTTCCACGAGCACGACGGGCGCGCCCTGATACTCGCCCCGGAAACTGACGTGGATGCGTTTGCCGAAGCGGCAACGGCTCTGTTTCTCCGCTCCGACACAGAACGAGATGCACTCGGACAAGCCGGGCAGCACCTCTACCGACACTCCTTCGACTGGCCCGTCCTCGCCCAGACCGTCGAAGAGCTCGCTCGGCCTCGTCCCGTTTCCACCTACTCCTAA
- a CDS encoding glycosyltransferase, translating to MLPVITFLVNGSRTSAMGIRARSFAEHLAPHFDVRLLFRTKNKIRSTATFVRSLFDQSPAVVYVVDMAASGVLAALIYKAITGTPVIVDTGDAISALGRSIGRGRVGYGLTVALEALSLRGADHLVVRGTNHKHLLGEQGYHNVTVVQDGVDSTQFKPGNGAEIRAGLDLDDDLVLGTLGSSVWNEQLQTCYGWEMLEVVHRLREHPIQALMIGGGSGIERMKEKAAEWGIADRIHFLGYVPYNDLPKYLTAMDVCLSKQTNDLVGQVRTTGKLPLYMACGRYVLATKVGEAEYVLPDSMLIPFTGSHDPNYTDLLVDRVQGLLTQRSNLSLGQRNRDWAIQQFDYTVLSDRLTALLNRFT from the coding sequence ATGCTCCCGGTGATCACGTTTCTGGTGAATGGCAGCCGAACCAGTGCCATGGGCATCCGTGCCCGAAGCTTTGCCGAGCACCTTGCCCCTCATTTCGATGTTCGACTTCTCTTCCGCACCAAAAACAAAATCCGATCGACGGCCACCTTTGTGAGATCCCTGTTCGACCAGTCTCCGGCCGTCGTCTACGTCGTTGACATGGCGGCGTCGGGCGTGCTGGCCGCCCTAATCTACAAGGCAATCACTGGGACGCCTGTCATCGTGGACACGGGAGATGCCATTTCCGCCCTTGGTCGCTCCATCGGCCGGGGCCGCGTGGGATACGGACTTACCGTCGCCCTCGAAGCACTCTCCCTCCGGGGAGCCGACCATTTGGTCGTTCGGGGCACCAACCACAAGCACCTGCTCGGCGAGCAGGGGTATCACAACGTGACCGTGGTGCAAGACGGCGTCGATTCCACTCAGTTCAAACCAGGGAACGGAGCCGAGATTCGAGCCGGCCTCGACCTTGATGACGATCTCGTGCTCGGGACGCTCGGCTCCTCGGTCTGGAACGAGCAGTTGCAAACGTGCTACGGCTGGGAGATGCTGGAGGTCGTGCATCGGCTACGGGAGCACCCGATCCAGGCGCTCATGATTGGAGGCGGAAGCGGAATCGAACGGATGAAAGAGAAGGCCGCGGAATGGGGCATTGCGGACAGAATCCACTTTCTTGGATACGTGCCATACAACGATCTTCCGAAGTACCTGACGGCCATGGACGTATGCCTCTCGAAGCAAACAAATGACCTCGTCGGCCAGGTCCGCACCACTGGAAAACTCCCTCTCTACATGGCGTGCGGGCGATACGTCCTTGCGACCAAAGTCGGAGAGGCCGAATACGTACTGCCCGACTCGATGCTCATCCCCTTCACGGGAAGCCACGACCCGAACTACACCGACCTCCTGGTCGATCGAGTGCAAGGGCTCCTTACTCAAAGAAGCAACCTGTCCCTTGGCCAACGCAACCGCGACTGGGCCATCCAGCAATTTGACTACACCGTCCTCTCCGATCGGCTGACCGCCCTCCTCAACCGCTTCACCTGA
- a CDS encoding glycosyltransferase family 4 protein, whose product MKRILASNSAYGQGGIGQHFAQLVEESRQAGQLAGYYCPAPKPNDSLGLSLPAPRWHGWLAQYTPVRFSPPWKNHLLNDLYDRTTAAALKEPCDAFMGFVGKSLHSFGRARALGTPRLELVAANSHVDNLRRLHRRAAATTGLDDSWLNEAQRRKTHREYEAADRIYVHSDYTRQSFLDAGLPASKLVRTYLAVAPRFQPPTTRPSDDLFRIVYVGRVDATKGVPLLLDAFAELSIPAELTLVGSWATRQMRQYMNDRLQADARIRIAPGDPLPHLQAADVFVHPSFEDGFGYAPMEALACGTPVLVTADTGMKEYVHDGRNGYVVPTGSRTALLEQLHRLHDTPLAGTSSLLPATYYAEHRQSSSSAAVSSSV is encoded by the coding sequence GTGAAACGCATTCTAGCCTCGAACTCCGCTTATGGACAAGGAGGCATCGGGCAACACTTCGCTCAACTCGTCGAAGAGAGCCGGCAAGCCGGACAGCTTGCTGGATATTACTGCCCAGCCCCAAAGCCCAACGATTCGCTGGGCCTCTCCCTTCCGGCCCCCCGGTGGCACGGATGGCTGGCACAGTACACCCCGGTCCGGTTCAGTCCCCCCTGGAAAAATCATCTTCTCAACGACCTCTACGACCGAACCACCGCGGCGGCGCTCAAAGAGCCATGTGACGCGTTTATGGGCTTTGTGGGCAAGTCGCTGCACAGCTTCGGCCGTGCCCGTGCGCTCGGCACTCCCCGCCTGGAGCTTGTCGCCGCCAACTCGCACGTCGACAATCTCCGGCGGCTGCACCGTCGCGCCGCCGCGACGACGGGACTCGACGACTCCTGGTTAAACGAGGCTCAGCGCCGCAAAACCCACCGAGAATACGAGGCTGCCGACCGGATCTACGTCCACTCCGACTATACGCGGCAGTCCTTCCTAGACGCCGGCCTCCCTGCCAGCAAACTCGTCCGCACCTACCTTGCCGTCGCCCCACGCTTCCAGCCCCCCACCACACGTCCATCCGACGACCTCTTCCGCATTGTCTACGTCGGGCGCGTCGACGCCACGAAGGGAGTGCCCCTTCTTCTAGACGCTTTCGCCGAACTTTCCATCCCTGCCGAGTTAACCCTGGTGGGCAGTTGGGCAACCCGCCAGATGCGACAGTACATGAACGATCGGCTCCAGGCAGACGCCCGCATTCGCATTGCCCCGGGCGACCCGCTTCCCCACCTGCAGGCCGCAGATGTCTTCGTGCACCCAAGCTTCGAGGACGGATTCGGATATGCCCCGATGGAGGCTCTGGCCTGTGGAACTCCCGTTCTCGTCACCGCCGACACGGGCATGAAGGAGTACGTGCACGACGGACGGAACGGCTACGTGGTGCCAACTGGGAGCCGAACCGCTCTTCTCGAACAGCTCCACCGCCTGCACGACACTCCACTCGCCGGTACGTCTTCGCTTCTGCCCGCTACGTATTACGCCGAACACCGCCAGAGCAGCTCGTCAGCTGCAGTGTCGTCCTCCGTCTAG
- the rfbC gene encoding dTDP-4-dehydrorhamnose 3,5-epimerase produces the protein MLVTSLSLPDLLLIEPSVYGDDRGFFFELWNAERFCALTGVEASFVQDNLSRSQYGVLRGLHFQNPHPQGKLVSVLEGRVYDVAVDIRLDSPTLGTWIGIELSAENKRQLYVPPGFAHGFVVLSPSALFHYKCTDVYHPESEATIRWDDPQLNIDWPLASPLLSEKDRAAPFLADCPPAQLTFSEPTPQASASPVPSPSHS, from the coding sequence ATGCTCGTTACGTCACTGTCGCTTCCCGATCTCCTCCTCATCGAGCCGTCCGTCTACGGCGACGACCGCGGCTTTTTCTTCGAACTGTGGAACGCCGAGCGCTTCTGCGCCCTCACGGGCGTCGAGGCCTCTTTTGTGCAGGACAACCTGTCCCGCTCCCAGTACGGCGTTCTCCGAGGGCTCCACTTTCAAAACCCGCACCCTCAGGGCAAGCTCGTGAGTGTCTTGGAAGGGCGCGTGTACGACGTGGCCGTCGACATACGTCTCGATTCTCCCACCCTTGGAACGTGGATTGGCATCGAACTCTCCGCTGAAAACAAGCGGCAGCTCTACGTGCCCCCCGGATTCGCCCACGGCTTCGTCGTCCTGAGTCCGTCCGCCCTCTTCCATTATAAATGCACGGACGTGTACCACCCCGAGTCTGAAGCCACGATCCGGTGGGATGACCCTCAACTCAATATTGACTGGCCCCTTGCGTCCCCCCTTCTCTCCGAAAAGGATCGGGCGGCCCCCTTTCTTGCAGACTGCCCTCCGGCCCAACTCACGTTTTCGGAGCCGACTCCCCAAGCCTCTGCGTCCCCCGTCCCCTCTCCGTCACACTCCTGA
- a CDS encoding sulfotransferase yields MPAPTAPIFIVGANRSGTTLLRLLLNAHPRIAIPEELNYVNSFLANTPIDQWRTPNLAPDRFAAFVDECLSSWASLLPELDLAALRDQILEGPADFRHPYATALRTWAAHHGKPRWGEKTPGNLFYADVLHEMFPEARFILVVRDPRAGVASMQKVDFFPTDPVFNALSRHKHMTKGRAILERHVPASQRYIVRYEDLVGTPEQTVRDLCTFLGETYDPSMLAFHRDAEQYMKDTAASSFNTQATRPISTDRVEAWRHQLSPDAIAIVETVCRDEMTEFAYVPDGRPLPLRSRIELLLKQGYWAVQNRRNHKIRHYTVKHPIFARTRRRGANFLDWLFSRPASSSSRQ; encoded by the coding sequence ATGCCTGCCCCCACCGCGCCCATTTTCATCGTGGGCGCCAACCGCTCCGGCACGACCCTCCTCCGCCTACTCCTGAATGCACACCCACGCATTGCTATTCCGGAGGAGCTGAACTACGTCAACTCGTTTCTCGCAAATACCCCCATCGACCAGTGGCGTACTCCGAACCTCGCCCCCGATCGCTTCGCGGCCTTCGTTGACGAATGCCTCTCGTCATGGGCCTCGCTTCTCCCTGAGCTGGATCTTGCGGCCCTTCGCGACCAGATCTTGGAGGGGCCGGCCGACTTTCGCCATCCATATGCAACGGCGTTACGCACGTGGGCAGCACACCACGGAAAACCGAGATGGGGAGAAAAAACACCTGGAAATCTCTTCTACGCAGATGTCCTGCACGAGATGTTTCCCGAGGCACGCTTTATCCTCGTTGTTCGCGATCCGCGAGCCGGAGTTGCCTCGATGCAAAAGGTGGATTTCTTTCCCACGGACCCAGTATTCAATGCACTGAGTCGACACAAGCACATGACGAAAGGACGTGCTATCCTCGAGCGTCACGTCCCTGCCTCCCAGCGATACATCGTGCGATACGAGGACCTAGTGGGCACACCGGAGCAGACCGTCCGGGACCTATGCACCTTCCTCGGTGAGACCTACGATCCGTCGATGCTTGCCTTCCACCGCGACGCCGAACAGTACATGAAGGACACAGCCGCCTCCTCCTTCAACACACAGGCAACCCGTCCCATTTCTACAGATCGCGTTGAGGCCTGGCGCCACCAGCTGTCCCCCGACGCCATAGCAATCGTAGAGACTGTCTGTAGGGACGAAATGACGGAATTCGCCTACGTCCCCGACGGTCGCCCCCTCCCGCTCCGCAGTCGCATCGAGTTGCTCCTCAAGCAGGGATACTGGGCGGTACAGAACCGGCGAAACCACAAGATCCGCCACTATACCGTGAAACACCCAATCTTTGCTCGTACTCGTCGCCGAGGGGCGAACTTCCTGGACTGGCTGTTCTCACGTCCGGCCTCCTCATCCTCTCGCCAATAG
- a CDS encoding exostosin family protein, protein MATVFLTSAAPSSDPTWPYPYDELDRMKESVRRDRFGVHQLTDDPDAADLILYVDNVGTPRHFLTLWSSELFRRYPEKCFLFSKDDYAIPFLPGVYASLPQRWNRTDHTRSGSYLKAFGHNYVPFRPLESPTYLYSFIGKSTTHPVRTALLQLSHPRQYFKDTAPLWPYGDLSPDARRSLEDNYRQVSHESAFILAPRGVGTSSIRLFESLRMGRAPVIISNDWVPPEGPDWNAFSVRISEEEIDTLPSRLESIEDQAAEMGMRAREAWTEWFSVEATFHRVVDWCLDIQSEQGASPSRRPYLKALPQCLHPSYFRMVGSAVRNHFSDRGSSPSSGSPTGASSTEKALSKTG, encoded by the coding sequence ATGGCGACCGTCTTTTTAACCTCTGCCGCTCCTTCCTCGGATCCGACCTGGCCCTATCCGTACGACGAACTCGACCGGATGAAAGAATCAGTCCGACGCGACCGGTTTGGCGTGCACCAGCTCACCGACGATCCCGATGCGGCCGATCTCATTCTTTACGTCGACAACGTAGGCACCCCCCGGCACTTTTTGACCCTCTGGTCGAGCGAGCTTTTCCGCCGATACCCTGAGAAGTGCTTCCTCTTCAGCAAGGACGACTACGCGATTCCCTTCCTTCCCGGGGTATACGCTTCCCTCCCCCAACGGTGGAACCGAACCGATCACACCCGATCCGGCTCCTACCTGAAGGCCTTCGGTCATAACTACGTGCCGTTCCGGCCCCTGGAGTCCCCTACGTACCTGTATTCTTTTATTGGAAAAAGCACTACTCACCCCGTTCGAACGGCCCTCCTTCAGCTCTCTCATCCCCGCCAGTATTTCAAGGACACGGCGCCACTGTGGCCGTATGGGGACCTCTCGCCCGACGCCCGACGCAGCCTTGAGGACAACTACCGGCAGGTTAGTCACGAAAGTGCCTTTATTCTCGCACCTCGGGGCGTGGGCACGTCGAGCATTCGTCTCTTCGAAAGTCTTCGCATGGGCCGGGCCCCGGTGATTATCTCCAACGACTGGGTGCCGCCCGAGGGGCCCGACTGGAACGCCTTCAGCGTCCGCATTTCCGAAGAAGAGATCGACACTCTCCCGTCGCGTCTCGAATCGATCGAGGATCAGGCCGCCGAAATGGGCATGCGCGCCCGAGAGGCCTGGACGGAATGGTTTTCAGTGGAGGCGACCTTCCACCGCGTCGTGGACTGGTGCCTCGACATTCAATCGGAGCAGGGGGCTTCTCCATCGAGGCGACCGTACCTCAAGGCACTACCGCAGTGTCTGCATCCGTCCTATTTTCGCATGGTAGGAAGCGCTGTGCGAAATCACTTTTCAGATCGAGGATCGTCTCCTTCCTCTGGTTCCCCCACCGGCGCCTCCTCTACCGAAAAGGCTCTTTCTAAAACCGGGTAG
- a CDS encoding sulfotransferase domain-containing protein: MSTASSSLPLRAYFSHHKCATGWTGNIMHEVCMHLNLHIRIVNQEKDFQEYGSLSSFVDTEQVDFLVLANANHTDACSLPLYRGFHVVRDPRDVVVSAYFSHKNSHPTDEWPELMAHRERLQTVSKPEGLYLEMEFSRSFLEDMFTWDYEQENVMEWHMEDLTRDPHSSFLRIFQFMEMLDTPHPSSFEDTIRWLARTSNRLSHKGSRFMPGGQPLIPAPRHRMTSLPSSAVEKILHARSFERLTGRTKGEENTHSHLRKGVPGDWRNHFTPEHVRAFKADYNDLVLKLGYETDPDWT, encoded by the coding sequence GTGTCCACGGCTTCTTCTTCGCTCCCGCTTCGAGCCTACTTTAGTCACCACAAATGTGCCACCGGCTGGACTGGCAACATCATGCATGAGGTGTGCATGCACCTGAATCTCCACATTCGCATCGTCAACCAGGAGAAAGATTTTCAGGAATACGGCAGCCTGTCGTCCTTCGTGGACACTGAACAAGTCGACTTCTTGGTTCTCGCCAACGCAAACCACACGGACGCCTGCTCCCTCCCGCTTTATCGTGGCTTCCACGTCGTTCGCGATCCACGAGACGTGGTCGTGTCCGCCTACTTCTCCCACAAGAACAGCCACCCGACCGACGAATGGCCCGAACTGATGGCTCATCGGGAGCGGCTGCAGACCGTATCCAAGCCGGAGGGACTCTACCTGGAAATGGAGTTCAGCCGCTCCTTCCTGGAGGACATGTTTACGTGGGACTACGAACAGGAAAATGTGATGGAGTGGCACATGGAGGACCTGACCCGCGATCCCCATTCCTCTTTCCTCCGCATCTTCCAGTTCATGGAAATGCTCGACACGCCCCACCCCTCCTCCTTCGAGGACACGATCCGCTGGTTGGCCCGCACGTCCAATCGCCTAAGCCACAAGGGAAGTCGCTTTATGCCGGGGGGACAGCCGCTCATTCCCGCGCCCCGACATCGAATGACGTCGCTCCCCTCTTCGGCAGTGGAGAAGATCCTACACGCCCGAAGCTTTGAGCGTCTCACAGGCCGCACCAAGGGAGAGGAAAATACACACAGCCACCTCCGAAAAGGAGTGCCCGGCGATTGGCGCAATCATTTTACGCCCGAACACGTCCGGGCCTTCAAGGCCGATTACAACGACCTCGTCCTCAAGCTCGGGTACGAGACGGATCCGGACTGGACGTAA